Below is a genomic region from Deltaproteobacteria bacterium.
GTCGGTACGGCGCCGCAAGCTCGTGGTAGCGGTCCAAGAGCCGCGGAAGCTCGGCGATCGCGCCGAGCATCGAGGAGCGCTCAAGACTACGCGTGACCGCCTGCTTGATTGTCGTATCCTGGGGATCGAACAGGTCGCGGGTGAGCAGGAACGGGATACCAAGTTTCAAGAGCGAGAGAAGACCCGACTCCGTCGTCGTTTTCAGGTGGGGTTGTTCGCTGGCCGATCCCTGTTTTCCAAGCGTGCTCAGAAGGGCGCTGGTCAAATTGCCGGCGATGTACGCTTGAGACTGCCCCGGAGCATCGAACGGATCGTACGTAACCACGAACTCAGGATCGTTGATATCCCAGAAGATGACCCGCTTACTGATTCCCTGCTGGCGAAGGAATGAGGCCATGCGCCAGTAACTCGATCCGTGTGGGTCGATGTAACAGAAGCCCGCCTTGCGGCGGCGAGCTAACTGTTGAAGGGCATACTCAATCGCGAACGTTTTTCCACTGCGCGTCGTGCCGTAGTAGGCGAGGTGCGGTCGCTTGCTCGCCTCGCGCGGGTAGATGAACGGTTTCTCCGAATCGTTTGGAGCGTGCCCGAGAAGAAACAGGCTCCCTGCGGAGACCTCATCAAATTTAGTCCAATTCGAAGCCATCTTTCTCGAGCTTTTTCTTCAGGTCCGGATCGGTGCGTAGTTGTTCGCCGTAGTACTTCTTGATCTCTTCGAAACAACGAGCCCGGAGGGTGTCGTCAGCGGCTTGCGCAAATTCGGCGCGTGTGGTTCCCGTCGGCGCTTCACGCCGAAAGCGATCCAGAATGTCATAGTAGGCGTCGAACTTCGTTCCTCGGTCCGATCCCTGGCCCGGCTTCTTGCGCTTTTGACGAAGACTCTTGAGTCTTTGCTTCTTCTCTTCAATAGAAATATCAAGATCGAGATCCTTGTCCTCCTTCTCTTTTGCGAGGCGTTCCACGTCAGCAAATTTTCTGCTCAGAGCCAGAAAATTGTCCACTTTCTGGAGCGCCTGCGCCTCAATCCTCAACCGCACTTCGTTGTAGCGCTCATGTGCCCGGTCGACCTGTCGCTCCTTGAGGTACGTCCAGAATTCCGACCAGGCGGCGACGGAGGCTCCGCTTCCTGGAATCCGCTTCGACGCATCCGACGGTTGATTTGCAAAATCGGTCGCCAACTCTTGTCGGAGCTGCGCCTCTGCTTCCTTGAGGCGTTCGCTGAAGCCTTCGCCCACCCCTCTGATTTGCCGATTCTCTGCCATGGACGGTTGTCCAACACTATCCGAAAGGTCCACGCGCGCCAACGCTTCTCGCTCGACCGCACCTCTCGGCCGAGGGCGACCGCCGAAGAAGGCCACGGAGATCGCGATCCAATCGGCCAAGCGCCAAGCCAGAGGTGTGAGAGGGCCGCGGAAGACGTAGCCAGCGACGCTGGCAGTGACCAGGATGACCAGCAGCACGATTGCCTTCTGGGCGATGGGCATCGGGATCTTGTACGCGGTGGCGGTGGATAGCACCAAAACCCGCACTTTGGGCGGATCAAAACCCAGTACGCCGATGGAGCCGTACATGACGGGTGGGGGAACATCGAAGCGAAAGCGGACCCGTTCAAGCACCCGTTCTGAGGGGAGTTCCCCTGGGCGCGTCCACCGCAACACCTGATGAACTCCAGAATTGTCAGCGAATACCACCTCCGCGTATGGCCTGACGTCTGCCCCCGGCGGCGTAAGGGGATGCACCATTTTGTGTTCGTACTTGATCTCAAAGTTGTCGTCGGCAGCGATCATAATTCCACCCCAACCTGGGGCTGGGTAAATCCAGCTGCTCCAACACTCAGGAGGGCCAGCCTCTATCGTGAAGCGATAGAGTTGGTTGGCCGGCACGCAGTAGCCGTCCGCACAGTGAACGGTCGGCGTTTCCTCGCTTGGTGGAGGCAGTGGCCTCGGCGCATAGCCACAGACCAACGATGCATCGCCTCGAAAAATGTTCACTGATTGCGCTTCGCTGCTCGATGCGCCGCACAGAAGAAGCAGGAGGATCACTTCACAGATCGCCATCTGGTGGTAGAATGAGGTCAGTCGTTGGTGGCCTCTCCCGAGGCCCTCACTTCCGGCAGCGAGCGGCTCATAGATTGGGCCACTCGCACGCCGACAAGGGAGGAGGAATCTCATGAGACCGGCCACGCATACCTTGCAGCACGAGATCGAGAATCTCGATCGGCTCTTTACTGGAGAGTTGAGGCTCGTCAACGAGCGCATCGCGCTGGAGTTTCTACGGCAGAAGCTCCGTCTTGAAAAGCAAAAGGCTCAACTCCTCAGAAGGCTTGCCGGCAGGTTGACGACTCCTGACCGGTAAGGGTGCGACCGGAGCACCACGCAGCAGAGACGCAGGGGCTCCACCCTGGGTAAAGAGAAGAGGCGGAGCACCTGGCGGACACTGCCGCCCAGGTGATCTCACAAGTCCCTCATCTCGCCTCCGGAGCCCCTGCGTCATCCGGTACAGCTCTTTGAAATGGTTTTCGTTTCATTCACGACCCTTCCATCACGGACGGGTCTTTTTCTTTCTGAGGTTGGCTAACGACCGTCGGTCTCGGCGCCTGATCATCTCCTACTCGAAGACTGTTTGAGATCGTTTGTTCCCCAGTGTTCCAGATCGCGATCAGCAAACGGTTCAATCGGCGAAATGTGCGGTCGGTACCGTAGCGCCGAAGGCGAGATGTCGAGACGCTCCCCGAGCGCGCGCTTATATTCGATGGCCACCCTGCTGTAGCGGAAGGTCTGTCTCGGAAGGACGATTCGGGCATATTTCTCGATCTCGACCTCAGCTGCCCTGGGCCTTCTTAGCTTCAGGGCGCGGCTGATCTTCGGTCGAAGCGGGGAGACCGCCATGACCCAATCGAGCTTCTCGTCGTTGAAGTACCTATCAAGGTTGGTAAGGTCGGCCAGCTTTTGCTCCGCTTCTTCCGAATCGAGTTCGACGTGGTGGCCCGCAATCTCGATGCGCGCCTCGGACCGGACAAACGACGAGTTGCTAGTCCTTGCAATCTTCTCAAGTGCGGGAAGGTGGCGGGCAATCTCGAACTTGTCCGGCAGAAGTGTCTCCAACGTTCTCCGACACCTCAACACGTTGAAGTGATCGCGCCACTCACGGATCGCCGGAGGCGCGCTCCGCTTGCAGCTCGCAACGATCAAGTGATCGAGTGCCTGCGCGACCTTCTGAGTAGCCAGATCGCTCGATTCGAGACGAAGTACATCGTAGTGGAGCTCGAACCAAGGGGCCGCCGCGAGAGGATCGCCGACGGCGAGGTAGTGGCGGACAATGGCATCGATGCAATCGCGGAGGTACTCCATCTCATCCGCGGCCCAGCCGGTTTCAAGGATAGTGGACTGGGCTCCCTTGGGGCCGCCGAAACGACTCAGAATCGTCCGACTCACGCGGTACGCCGCTTTCTCCGCGCGGCACTTTGACTGGTCAACTCGCCATCGTCGTTGGAGTTCGAGCACTCCGAGATTCCGTTCCCACTCTGCCTTGGCCGCCCCGCCCATCCTACATTCCGCACAATAGCGCGGAGGCCGCCCACGGCCGCCTGAGAACAAGGTGCGCGGGCAAATTCCTCGCCCGGCGAGATCGCAACTCCGGCACCCCGTGCACTCGCAGTGCCTCGGAGTAACAACATCAACCCTTGGTGCTTCGCCGGGGCAAAACGTTCGTGCAGGCGATGATCGCATTCGGCATCTCCTTTGCCGCTCGCCACTGGCCAGGGTGCCAGGCCATAGAGGTTAGCCCTCTCTTTGATCCAAATCGATCGATGTGTGAAGATCCGGTCCGGAATTTTAATCGGCAGTAGCTCCTTGGGGATGTCCACTGCTGCCCTCCAACACGGAAGGGCTCTTTGCTTTTTCAGACGGAAGCCGCCGTTGCAACGGACTTCCAACAAGTGCACGAAGCGCATACGGATCATCCGCGCTGCGCCATACGGTGGCGAACACGTTCGACGGACAGTCCCCGTATGTCTCCTCCGTGGTGAACCAGAAGAGCCGGCGTTCGTCCGGCCGGATGTCGGTTCCATCGAGTAAGAGGTTCAGCAAGTTCGAAGCGCGCTCTTCAGTCTTGGTGATCACGCACACGCGAAAGCTCGGCACGCCGAAAAACTCAAGATGGCGTTTCTCCCGGTACATTGCCGCGTAATCTTCGAACTTCTCGGCCATGCGGTTGTGGTCCATGGTTGACCGATCGGCTTCGAGGAAGTGGGCATTGGGATGAACGTCGGCACCGGCGAGGATCAGGAACGCGTCGGGGTTCACCTTCCGGAGGTGTCCGTCTAGGCCGCGCCAGTTGCGCAGCAAGGCATACTGCCCGCGAGGGCGGCTTTCTCTTTCGTAGTGCTCGATCGTCAGAGACGACAGTGCTTTCGCTCCGGCGAGCACAGCGACATACCAGCGCGCCACCATGAGTGTGTGTTCGATGAAGAGTGTTTTGACGTCGCGGTTCTTCTCGGGCCAGTCAGCGAACGGAAGCGGCAGTTGGTGCTTGGTCAGGATCTCGGCGCCGGCGCCGGTGAGTGCGTACACAAACTCGCTCCGGCGGTTCTCCCGCGGCAGCCGGCGCACGTAACCACCTGCCGCGAGCTTCCGCAGGCGA
It encodes:
- a CDS encoding replication-relaxation family protein; its protein translation is MKILKAIYEHRFLTRALILPLFGVTASEEDTNLDRRLRKLAAGGYVRRLPRENRRSEFVYALTGAGAEILTKHQLPLPFADWPEKNRDVKTLFIEHTLMVARWYVAVLAGAKALSSLTIEHYERESRPRGQYALLRNWRGLDGHLRKVNPDAFLILAGADVHPNAHFLEADRSTMDHNRMAEKFEDYAAMYREKRHLEFFGVPSFRVCVITKTEERASNLLNLLLDGTDIRPDERRLFWFTTEETYGDCPSNVFATVWRSADDPYALRALVGSPLQRRLPSEKAKSPSVLEGSSGHPQGATAD